A section of the Primulina eburnea isolate SZY01 chromosome 1, ASM2296580v1, whole genome shotgun sequence genome encodes:
- the LOC140810385 gene encoding type I inositol polyphosphate 5-phosphatase 5: protein MEEPTVIQDIRVFAATWNVGGTTPNPELNLEDFLQLEGSSDIYVLGFQEIVPLSPGNVLVIEDNEPASKWLALISHALNKQYHESAYSSDSSTNSIHSNYTKTESKSNLFSKPSLKALNKNLRADNNFVKRCNCSWDPTVSNRRRAIKLSDPACASEPNVPDPNVDDFLSTAESCMLKKFKYQVVASKQMVGLFVSIWARKQLLKDIGHVRISCVGRGIMGYLGNKGCISISMTLHQTSFCFVCSHLASGEKEGDELRRNADVAEIMKSTQFSRICKSPIGRMPQRIIGHDRMIWLGDLNYRVGLSYEETRLLLEDNDWDSLLEKDQLNTERESGRVFSGWNEGKISFAPTYKYSHNSDSYTGETVKSKKKRRTPAWCDRILWRGSGIEQLSYVRGESRFSDHRPVCAVFAVEVETKINRNSISKLLRKGYSCTATNLEYEDCIPQRHSFYEL from the exons ATGGAAGAACCTACTGTAATTCAAGACATTCG GGTTTTCGCAGCAACATGGAATGTTGGGGGGACGACTCCTAACCCCGAACTCAATCTTGAGGATTTCTTGCAGTTGGAGGGTTCTTCAGACATTTACGTGCTCGG GTTTCAAGAAATTGTTCCATTAAGCCCTGGAAATGTACTAGTAATAGAAGACAATGAGCCAGCATCAAAATGGCTTGCACTTATAAGCCATGCACTCAATAAACAATACCATGAATCAGCCTACTCTTCAGATTCAAGCACAAATTCAATACATTCGAATTACACGAAAACCGAATCAAAATCTAATCTCTTTAGCAAGCCATCTTTGAAAGCGCTCAACAAGAATCTGAGGGCAGATAATAATTTCGTAAAGAGGTGCAACTGTTCATGGGATCCCACAGTTTCGAATCGAAGGCGAGCAATAAAGCTTAGTGATCCAGCTTGTGCATCGGAACCTAATGTTCCTGATCCGAATGTAGACGACTTCCTTTCAACAGCTGAAAGTTGTATGCTTAAAAAATTCAAGTATCAAGTGGTGGCTAGCAAGCAAATGGTGGGGCTCTTCGTTTCGATATGGGCTCGAAAACAACTATTGAAAGATATTGGTCATGTAAGAATTTCCTGTGTTGGAAGAGGAATCATGGGCTATCTGGGCAATAAG GGCTGTATATCTATAAGCATGACATTGCACCAAACAAGCTTTTGCTTCGTGTGCAGTCATCTGGCTTCCGGAGAGAAGGAAGGAGACGAGTTGAGAAGAAACGCCGATGTAGCTGAGATCATGAAGTCCACACAATTTTCTAGGATTTGCAAATCCCCTATTGGCCGAATGCCTCAAAGAATCATCGGTCACGA CCGTATGATCTGGCTAGGGGACTTGAATTATAGAGTGGGTTTGAGCTATGAAGAGACGAGGCTCCTGTTAGAGGACAATGATTGGGACTCACTCCTGGAGAAAGATCAG CTGAATACGGAGAGAGAAAGCGGAAGAGTGTTCAGTGGATGGAATGAGGGTAAAATTTCATTCGCACCTACTTATAAATACTCCCATAACTCAGATTCATACACAGGAGAGACTGTCAAATCCAAGAAGAAACGAAGAACCCCGGCATG GTGTGACAGAATTTTATGGCGTGGAAGTGGCATAGAACAACTGTCTTATGTACGAGGAGAATCGAGATTTTCCGATCATAGGCCAGTTTGTGCTGTGTTTGCTGTGGAAGTGGAGACCAAGATTAACAGAAACAGTATTTCGAAATTATTGAGAAAAGGTTATTCCTGCACAGCCACAAATTTAGAATACGAAGACTGCATACCCCAAAGGCACAGCTTTTATGAGCTTTAG